In one window of Cupriavidus necator N-1 DNA:
- a CDS encoding lipase secretion chaperone: MTSSERSPRLWLALLPAGAAAAAVYWLTMASGPAAVPQRTAAITTAASPSTTSADAGPAGVAALPSLSGVDVPAGLELDAQGKLRLTRALRTYFDYFLSTRHDAGGADALDRLVYDDIRRRVPQPAAGQAWQLWQRYVAYLAEIQPQATRKPRADSNGTLDAAQVQQLRALQAERNGARQRLLPEVAAIWFGDEQAYDDAMLARLDIAAQSGLDDAQRQQRLAELEAMLREPLRAAREASARPQAISDTIAGMQAAGRSAQDIGAALAQAYGPEVAQRYQQQAQAGQAWQQRYDDYAARRAQIEAFPGLSEQDRRQQLDALRSQTFGNPSEALQAEVVDKAMAARRQAR, encoded by the coding sequence ATGACCAGCTCTGAGCGCTCGCCGCGGCTCTGGCTGGCCTTGCTGCCGGCCGGCGCAGCGGCAGCAGCGGTGTACTGGCTGACGATGGCGTCCGGCCCGGCTGCCGTGCCGCAGCGCACGGCGGCGATCACCACTGCTGCGAGTCCTTCGACAACATCGGCTGACGCCGGACCCGCCGGCGTGGCTGCGTTGCCATCGCTTTCCGGCGTCGACGTGCCCGCAGGCCTCGAACTCGACGCGCAGGGCAAGCTGCGGCTGACGCGCGCGCTGCGCACCTACTTCGACTACTTCCTCAGCACCCGCCACGACGCCGGCGGCGCCGACGCGCTGGACCGGCTGGTGTACGACGATATCCGCCGCCGCGTGCCGCAGCCAGCGGCAGGGCAGGCGTGGCAGCTGTGGCAGCGCTATGTAGCCTATCTTGCCGAGATTCAACCGCAGGCCACCCGCAAGCCGCGGGCGGATTCGAACGGCACGCTGGATGCGGCGCAGGTGCAGCAGCTGCGCGCGCTGCAGGCTGAGCGCAACGGTGCGCGGCAGCGCCTGCTGCCGGAGGTGGCGGCAATCTGGTTCGGCGACGAGCAGGCGTATGACGATGCCATGCTGGCGCGGCTCGACATCGCGGCGCAATCCGGCCTGGATGACGCGCAGCGGCAGCAGCGGCTGGCCGAACTCGAAGCCATGCTGCGCGAGCCATTGCGCGCGGCACGGGAGGCCAGCGCGCGTCCGCAGGCGATCAGCGACACCATCGCCGGCATGCAGGCCGCCGGCCGCAGTGCGCAGGACATCGGTGCGGCGTTGGCGCAGGCCTACGGTCCCGAGGTGGCGCAGCGCTACCAGCAGCAGGCGCAAGCCGGGCAGGCCTGGCAGCAGCGCTACGACGACTACGCCGCGCGCCGCGCGCAGATCGAGGCCTTCCCGGGGTTGTCGGAGCAGGACCGCCGGCAGCAACTGGATGCGCTGCGCAGCCAGACCTTCGGCAATCCCAGCGAAGCGCTGCAGGCCGAGGTGGTCGACAAGGCGATGGCCGCGCGGCGGCAGGCACGATAG